The following proteins come from a genomic window of Syntrophales bacterium:
- the rpiB gene encoding ribose 5-phosphate isomerase B translates to MNMQPLILGADHAGYDLKEAVKAILVKGNIPVTDAGTNGPEPVDYPDFARAVAEAVAAGRFPRGILVCGSGIGMAIAANRYPGVRAALCLDEETARMSRLHNDSNVLVLAGRKTDPETARRIVRTWLLTEFEGGRHAQRLDKIRGIEETLHLK, encoded by the coding sequence ATGAACATGCAGCCCCTCATTCTCGGCGCCGACCACGCTGGTTACGACCTGAAGGAAGCCGTCAAGGCGATCCTGGTCAAGGGGAACATCCCCGTAACGGACGCCGGCACGAACGGCCCGGAGCCCGTGGATTACCCCGACTTCGCCCGCGCCGTGGCGGAGGCCGTCGCGGCGGGCCGGTTTCCCCGGGGGATCCTCGTCTGCGGCTCCGGCATCGGCATGGCCATTGCCGCCAACCGGTATCCCGGTGTCCGGGCGGCCCTGTGCCTGGACGAGGAGACGGCCCGCATGAGCCGCCTCCATAACGACAGCAACGTCCTCGTTCTGGCGGGACGCAAGACCGATCCGGAGACGGCCCGGCGCATCGTCCGGACATGGCTCCTGACGGAATTCGAAGGGGGGCGCCACGCGCAGCGCCTTGACAAGATCCGCGGGATCGAGGAAACCCTGCACCTCAAATAA